The DNA sequence CGCCCGCGTGGTCACTGAGCTGTTCTGGCCGGAAAACACCGGTGAGGACGAGGTCTTCGGACAGGTCGCCCGTGTGCTGGGTGAGCAGGACGATCCCGAGACTGAGACTGAAGCCGTGATCGTGAAGTTCGGCCTGCGCGGCGACTTCCCCGGCGAGGTCACGGCCGAGGCCGCCGCCATTCCGACCGAGATTCCCGCCGAGGCCCTGGTGGGCCGGCTCGACCTGCGTGAATTCAACATCTTCACGGTGGACGGCCGTGACGCCAAGGATTTCGACGACGCCATTCATATCCAGCCCACGCCGGAAGGCACCTTCGTGGTGGGTGTGCATATCGCGGACGTGAGTCATTACGTGCGTGAAGGCACCCCGCTGGACGACGAGGCCTATGCGCGCGCCACCAGCGTCTACCTGCCGGGCCGCGTGCTGCCCATGCTGCCCGAGCACCTCAGCAACGGGGTGTGCAGTCTGGTGCCCTACCAGGACCGCCTGACCATGACGGCCCTGGTGGAGCTCAGTGCCGAGGGCGACATCCTGGACGTCAAGATCGCGCCCAGCGTGATGAACTCCAAGGCGCGGCTGACCTACGACGAGGTTCAGGCCTACAGCGAGGCGACCGCCACGCTGCCGGACCACGCCCGTCAGCTGGAAGGCGACCTGCACCTGCTGCTCAAGATCACCTCCAAGTTGCGTCAGAAGCGCCTGCGCGAAGGCTCGCTGGACTTCAAGATGCGTGAGGTCAAGGTGGACGTGGGCCCCGACGGCCGCATGGAACTCATTCCCATCCGCGAGGAAACCGCGCGCGGCATGATCGAGGACCTGATGCTGCTGGCCAACAAGGTGGTCGCGAACTACCTGCTTCAGCGCGAAATTCCCACCCTGTTCCGCATTCACGAGGAGCCTACCCTGCAGCGCTTCCAGGAAGTCTCGCAGGCCATCGGGCGTCTGGGGCTGGCTTTCCCCGGCGGGGAGCCAACGCCTCAGGCCTACCAGGCAGTCCTGAAGCAGGTCCGGGGGACGCCGCGCGAAAGCGTGGTCAACACGCTGCTGCTGCGCTCCATGCAGCAGGCCAAGTACGCCGGCGAGAACCTGGGGCACTTTGGACTGGCCTTCGGCGAGTACCTGCACTTCACCTCACCGATCCGCCGCTACCCTGACCTGATGGTGCACCGCGTGCTCAAGGGCGTGCTGACCGGCGAACTCCGGGCGGGCAACCGCGAGGTCGCCAGGCTGCAGGGCCGCCTGCCGGCCATGGGAGATCACACCAGCGACCGCGAGCGCACCGCCGCCGAGGCCGAGCGCGACCTGACCAAGTACTACCAGGCCAAGTGGGCCCAGGAGCACCTGCAGGAGACGTTTGCCGGCAACGTGTCGGGCGTGGTCGCCAGCGGCCTGTATGTGGCGCTGGATAACGGGGTGGAAGGCAAGCTTCACATTTCCAACCTGGACGACGACTACTACGTGTACATCGAGGACGCGCAGATGCTGCGCGGACGCTCGGGAGGCCAGACCTACCGCCTGGGCGACTCGGTGACCGTGACCATCAGTGCCGTGAACCCCATGGCCCGCATGATCGACCTGACCCTCGGGGACAGCACCCAGGAGAGAGACATGAACGAAGTAAAACCCCGTGCCCGCCGCCGCGAGGAGCGCGAAGCGGAACGGCGCGAGAAGCTGCAGAACGTCACGCCTACCGCGCCGCGCAAATTCACGCTGGACGACCCTCAGCCGGCCGTGCAGAGCGCCCCGCCCCGTCAGGGACGCGCGGGTACAGGCGGACGCGGCTACGAGCGTGAACGCAGTGGCGAACGCCGTGGACCGGGTCAGCAGGGCCGGACTTTCAGTGGCGCGTCCATGGGGCCCCGCATACAGGGGGGCGCGCGTCGCGTGATCACCCTGGAGCGCCCCCGCAACGAGCATCTGCGCCCGGTGAACATTACCGTGCAGCGCATGTACTTTGGGGACTGGACCCTGGAAAACATGCCGCCGGAAGAGCCCCAGGGTGGGCGCGGCGGGCGTTTCGACCGCCCGGACCGGGCCAGCGGTGAGCGCGGCAGCCGTGGGTACACCCGTGGCAGCAACGACCGTGGCGCGGTGGGGCGCGTCAACGGCCGGCCCAGCAGCTCTCAGGGTGGCAGCCCCCAGAGTCAGGCACAGCTTTCCCCCCGCGCGCCACAGGCCGCCGTGGCCGCGCCCGTCAGCGACAGCCAGAGCGACGAGGCCAAGCGCCGCCGCCGTCGCCGGGGTCGCCGTGGTGGGAACGGCGGCCAGTCTCAGGACTGACAGCGGTATTCCGTTCTGTCAACGGGAGTGCCCTCCTCCCGTCGACCCCACTCCAACCACCGTTGTCACGGTCACTCGCTCCCCTTGCCCTACAGCTCTGAGCACCACGCCAGTCTTTCAGGGGCCACCGAACTGATCCGGTGGCCTCTGCCGACGTGTATCAGGGCAGCTCACAGCGATATCGCGTTCTGTTGCCGGGAGGAGGTATTCCCGTCGACCCCACTCCATCTGCTGTCTGTCGTGGTTACACCCTGCGCTCGCCCCACAGCGGTTGGGGTAGAAACCTTCGGCCGCTGTGGGTACCGTTTTCAGGTTTCGTAGGAGCGGGCCACACTGGTCAGGACGCTGCGGTATTCACCTGGTGTGATCAGGCCCATGGCCATGGCGTGGCTGGCGGCGTTCAGGCTGTCGGCCGTCAGTACCAGATCCACCCCGGCCTTGCGGACCTCCGCGCGCAGTTTCTGCACGCCCTCGTCTCGGGAGGCCTCGGTCACGTCGCGGATATAGACCGCCAGCACCCGGTTGGGATGACGGCGCACCACCTCGGCATAAATTTCGGGGTCCTTCTCACCACTGTCTCCGACCAGTACGAAAGGAAGCTGCGGGTACTTGCGGAACAGCTGTTCGATCATGGTGTGCTTGTAATTGCCGTGACCGGACAGCAGATCAAAGCCCCAGTTGCGCAGGAACAGCGGCCCCAGCGGAATGCGGCGGTACTCCAGAAACTGCCACAGCAGGTCGAAGAAATTCCACGGGCTGCTGGAGACGTAAAAAATCGGGTTGCGGGCCTCTCCCTCGCGGGTCAGGGCGCGGTACAGCGCCCCGACCCCGGGAAACGGCAGCCGGGTCCGGGCGTTTCCGCTCAGGACAGTCTGCAGCATGCGCACCACGCTGGTCACGTCCGACTGGATCACAGTGTCGTCCAGGTCGCTGATAATGCCGTAACGGGCCGCCGCAACCACCTGCACGCGGCCGGGCGTCACCCCTTCACGGCCACCGATCTGCAGCGAGACCTGGTGCCAGCCGCCAGCCAGCGGTTCAGGCGGTGCGAACACCAGCGTGAAGTACCCGTCCGAATCGCTGACAGCTGATACGCTCTGGCCACCCAGCGTCCCGGATACAGTCACGCCGCCGACCTCGCGCGAGAGCATGCGGCGAAGGATGTTCTGCACGTTGCGCAGCCGGCGGTCGCCCTTGCGGGCCGGATGGATCGTCCGCGGCAGCAGCACCCGGCCCGAGAGCTCGACATGCTCGGGGGTGCCCCAGCCGACATAAGGCTGCAGGATCAGCTTGCCCCGGGCGCGGCGGGGTTGCAGGTAGCGGCTGGCCGTCCGGTCGGTGACCGTGACCAGCCTTTCGAGTACCGGCAGCAGGGCCTTGAAAGCAGTCT is a window from the Deinococcus malanensis genome containing:
- the rnr gene encoding ribonuclease R; translation: MPRVKKQGEVPVEAVTDAPSAEQPKQTSGQRRRNKAAAPPQTEDTVTTKKSTARRGQATPAAEPATDAPTTRRRRSAAAQAPVDQAPAEVAPAKRGRTARRTAGPVTATEVPAATNPEPKVNAPVKRGRKPRAALPQVEATPAAVQEESAAGHPVPPEPVVDEPAAQLPAPAPVKARRGRPSKPVQETPVVDSLSEAQEPVASTGPVPDSAGPAAPIKRGRKTRNRAAEPTPALADAEPVEVPDSVVTPEPVILEVPKRRGRPRKSVPAPVAELDGVEPVNTPDAPAVVVRTATEVDEAQEPLVDVAEVNAGVSAPEVVTDLPTPRESSRKGKSRRGAQAAPEPAATLAQPEEIPAAADVPEADDEDLSEDTDPAQSLVVAQLRKLGRPVHVRDLERTFTRQMMNRLGDWRDLEVLLETLVESGTVVRTRRRTYGLPEAMSLVRGKFQASAAGFGFVVPDSGGEDYYIPAEQTLEAWNGDIVLVRMEGRGDSGRGGGPRRGQRGDGNPRASVVRIVQRAYSKLVGTLEFHHGHPILKPDDHRARHRILVLPEGLEGLQAGARVVTELFWPENTGEDEVFGQVARVLGEQDDPETETEAVIVKFGLRGDFPGEVTAEAAAIPTEIPAEALVGRLDLREFNIFTVDGRDAKDFDDAIHIQPTPEGTFVVGVHIADVSHYVREGTPLDDEAYARATSVYLPGRVLPMLPEHLSNGVCSLVPYQDRLTMTALVELSAEGDILDVKIAPSVMNSKARLTYDEVQAYSEATATLPDHARQLEGDLHLLLKITSKLRQKRLREGSLDFKMREVKVDVGPDGRMELIPIREETARGMIEDLMLLANKVVANYLLQREIPTLFRIHEEPTLQRFQEVSQAIGRLGLAFPGGEPTPQAYQAVLKQVRGTPRESVVNTLLLRSMQQAKYAGENLGHFGLAFGEYLHFTSPIRRYPDLMVHRVLKGVLTGELRAGNREVARLQGRLPAMGDHTSDRERTAAEAERDLTKYYQAKWAQEHLQETFAGNVSGVVASGLYVALDNGVEGKLHISNLDDDYYVYIEDAQMLRGRSGGQTYRLGDSVTVTISAVNPMARMIDLTLGDSTQERDMNEVKPRARRREEREAERREKLQNVTPTAPRKFTLDDPQPAVQSAPPRQGRAGTGGRGYERERSGERRGPGQQGRTFSGASMGPRIQGGARRVITLERPRNEHLRPVNITVQRMYFGDWTLENMPPEEPQGGRGGRFDRPDRASGERGSRGYTRGSNDRGAVGRVNGRPSSSQGGSPQSQAQLSPRAPQAAVAAPVSDSQSDEAKRRRRRRGRRGGNGGQSQD
- a CDS encoding App1 family protein, which encodes MSSAKTAFKALLPVLERLVTVTDRTASRYLQPRRARGKLILQPYVGWGTPEHVELSGRVLLPRTIHPARKGDRRLRNVQNILRRMLSREVGGVTVSGTLGGQSVSAVSDSDGYFTLVFAPPEPLAGGWHQVSLQIGGREGVTPGRVQVVAAARYGIISDLDDTVIQSDVTSVVRMLQTVLSGNARTRLPFPGVGALYRALTREGEARNPIFYVSSSPWNFFDLLWQFLEYRRIPLGPLFLRNWGFDLLSGHGNYKHTMIEQLFRKYPQLPFVLVGDSGEKDPEIYAEVVRRHPNRVLAVYIRDVTEASRDEGVQKLRAEVRKAGVDLVLTADSLNAASHAMAMGLITPGEYRSVLTSVARSYET